From one Neovison vison isolate M4711 chromosome 1, ASM_NN_V1, whole genome shotgun sequence genomic stretch:
- the LOC122900301 gene encoding putative olfactory receptor 2W6, with protein sequence MEKSNDSSEYGFILVGFSDRPKLELVLFIVNFILYSVAVLGNSSIILVCILDTRLHTPMYFFLANLSFLDLCFSTSCIPQMLVNLWGPDKTISYAGCVVQLFSFLSVGSVECILLAVMAYDRYAAVCRPLHYLVIMHPQLCLRLVAVAWGSGLVNAIVMSPLTMTLSRCGRRRINHFLCEMPALIKMACVDARAVEMLAFTFAILIVLLPLTLILVSYGYIAAAVLKIKSAAGRRKAFNTCSSHLTVVSLFYGSIIYMYMQPGNSSSQDQGKFLTLFYNLVTPMLNPLIYTLRNKEVKGALRKVLRRQQ encoded by the coding sequence atggaaaaatccAACGACAGCTCAGAGTACGGTTTTATCTTGGTGGGCTTCTCAGACCGCCCCAAGCTGGAGCTGGTGCTCTTCATAGTGAATTTCATCCTATACTCAGTGGCCGTGCTGGGAAATTCATCGATCATCCTCGTGTGCATCCTGGACACTCGACTTCACACCCCAATGTACTTCTTTCTGGCCAACCTCTCTTTTCTAGATCTGTGCTTCAGTACTAGCTGCATCCCACAGATGCTGGTGAACCTCTGGGGCCCTGACAAGACCATCAGCTATGCCGGCTGTGTGGTCcagcttttctccttcctttctgtggGGAGCGTCGAGTGCATCCTCCTGGCCGTGATGGCCTACGATCGCTACGCGGCCGTCTGCAGGCCCCTGCACTATCTGGTCATCATGCACCCCCAGCTGTGCTTACGACTGGTGGCTGTGGCCTGGGGGAGCGGACTGGTCAATGCCATCGTCATGTCCCCCCTCACAATGACTCTTTCCAGATGTGGCCGGCGCCGGATCAACCACTTCCTCTGCGAAATGCCAGCGCTGATCAAGATGGCTTGTGTGGACGCCCGCGCAGTGGAGATGCTGGCCTTCACCTTCGCCATTCTCATCGTCCTCCTGCCCCTTACTCTTATTCTCGTCTCCTACGGCTACATCGCCGCCGCGGTGCTGAAGATCAAGTCCGCGGCCGGGCGCCGCAAGGCCTTCAACACCTGCAGCTCGCACCTGACCGTGGTCTCCTTGTTCTACGGGAGCATCATCTACATGTACATGCAGCCCGGAAACAGCTCTTCCCAGGACCAAGGCAAGTTCCTCACCCTCTTCTACAACCTGGTAACGCCCATGCTCAACCCACTCATATACACCTTAAGGAATAAAGAGGTAAAAGGGGCGCTGAGGAAAGTTTTGAGGAGGCAGCAATGA